TGTTTCATGGGGGAAAAACAAGATAGGACAAAGCgtgagaaaaaagaaatataagACTGGATTGGAGGACGTTTTGGACTCTCGCAAATCATGATTGTGTGTTTCTGGAAAACTGCCCAGGCAACTTTCACTTCACATCTtgtttttacacaaaatttctcATAGAATAGGAGTCTATCCTATTTTCTCCTCAAGCTTTcactttcaattaaaaattcaaccttAGCCAAATAGTTCACCAGTTCCCTTCCAAGTCCTACTTTGCTTTTTAAATTAAGCAAGACTTAATTACCTCATCATTGGCATTCTTTGATAATATATCCTCCAAAGCATTGGCAATCATTGTGAATGAAGGACGGTCTTCTGGGATGTAACTCCAACATTTGTGCATTAGACTGTACCTgcaattaaaaatggaaaaaaaattgatttgaaagaaATAGCtataagtatgtacaaaaaaGAGATGCATACAGCTTAACAGAGCAGTTAGGGGGTTTTTCCATTCTATACCCTGAGTGTAAAGCCTGGAATAATTTTCCTAAATCTGGAAATGAAGGATAAGGTGTTGCTCCCAACGTTAGAATCTCCCACAGTAATATACCGTACGACCATCTGTCAAAtcgaaaacacaatttttaaaaccatcaaGTAAATCACAAAGtatagaagaaaatttttataaccaCAACTTACATGTCAGATTGCGTTGAGTAAAGACCATGACCAAGTGCTTCAGGAGCCATCCATTTCACTGGTAATCTGCCTTTTGCTTCCTTCCGGTAGTAGTCTTTATTACGAATATCCCTTGCAAGGCCAAAGTCCGCTATTTTTATGATGTAATTGTTGGACACTAGAACATTTCGCGCAGCAAGATCGCGGTgcacacactaaaaaaaatacttattattaGTGGGACATATTCCTTATCTTATCAACAATTATTCAGTAAGAATAAGTCGTGTACCTATCACACTCAGTTAAGTATTATTACTAGATGAATTTACAACTATTTGGTTATATACCTTTTTAGTGGCCAAATACTCCATTCCTTTAGCTGCTTGTTGAGCAAACATTAGCAGAGTATTCTGAGATAATTTGAATGTGTGTTTATTCTTGGCAGAAGGTAAATGGTCCCTAAGAAAGTCTCGTAAATTTCCATGTGGAGCAAATTCAGTAATGATAAGTAATTCACCATCTTGAGAGCAACACCCCAAGAGCTGTAGAACGTTGACATGTGCGCCAATTAATTTCATTAACTCCATTTCAGATACTAAATCAATCATATCTTCATCAGAGTGATCATCTAAAAGTACATCATTGTAATTAAAATCATAACTTTCGGGTTTATTATGATAAACCAAGTAAGTAATCAAAAATGTAGATGGTaactactacctactacctaccctTCAACATTTTGACTGCAACAGTAGTGACAACAGTTTCCTGCAAAATTCCCAACGCCTCTGCTTGAACCACTTTACCAAATTCGCCTTCTCCCAAATCATTTCCAAGAGATAAATTCTCTCTGGGGAACTCCCATTTTCCATCAAATGGTAACAAGTATTCTGTCTCTGCTGATGTTTTAGCTGTAGGTCTTGAATATTCATTATCAACCATAATTGAGATATTAggtaatttctaaaattaaaaaaacaaaaaaaaaataactaacaaAGTGTgtaatgtaagtaggtagtaggtactcacATAGGTTTTGTTTTGAGGAATGACCATAGGCCTACAATTAaagtaataatttcaaattacttaccAATATGTTTGATGAATTGTCGTCcaaatcgatttgtttttcaatgatAACTTGCTTAATGCTCTGCTTTAAAGCTATCGTCTCGATGCACATTTTGTTCATATGCTGTTGCATCTCCTTCAGTGCCAGCGAATTTTTCACTGAAGTATTACGACGatagtaaaaatgataaatgaatAGAAGAAGAGCGATTATACACAATATTCCAATAACACAATAAATTATGATACTTGGTACTGCTTCATGATTTCCAGCATTATCCTTCAACTTTGGGActgattttataaatttctcaCCAATCATTACAGTTATAAATTCATGCTTAGCTAAAATGTCATATTCTTCTTCAAACTTATCAGTAGAATTGAAATGTTGAGGTTTTGGTAGGGCTGTGATATTTTCATGTTCAGCCAATGATTTTGGTAGGAAGCAAACGACTTGATGCGAGGATAGTGATATTACAGTGCAATTATCATTACCAACTATTACTTTTATGTCTTGTTTTTGGCATGCCGAGTTAACATAGCGTCCTGCAATAATTACATATATTTTGTCATTGAATTCGACTGACGAGTtatagaagtgaaaaaattcggGATCAGGATATAAGGTAAACTTCGTGAATTTATTATTGTTACTGAAActaatctcaacattttctGGCTGATGTTTTAGGGAAAATTCCAATCCAAGAGGATTCTTTGCACTGAAAGAAGAATGATCAATGTCTGGTATGTGTGGTGACAGACAGGTAGCTGTGGAATCATTTCGAACTGTACAGAAGCTATTATGATCTGTGCCATTAATGTGCACTATAAATTGTAATTCTTTAATCGATGTAATGCTTGTGAATGTTATAttacgaattaaaatttcaatgccTCCGGAAAGGATACCTTTTGGTGCAGTGTTGAAACCATTCTCATCACGTTCTGCATCCTTCTCATACTTGAATGAGCTATTGTAAGGCTTGCGAATGTTAttatcaaatttcacaattatttcaactttgttTTCAATAGCTGATGGACCAGTAATGCATTTAATTTCGTTTGGGGAACGAGAAATCAACATGCACGATGTATTACcaactgaaatttcaactaatCTTCCAGCATCCAGATGTTCCCCTGTGAAAATTAGCACAGTGCCACCATATATGAATCCTTGGTTTGGAGAAACATCGTTGATTTTTGAgtttgcaaatttaaaattctgttgagatttgaaaagttttttattcaaccATAGTTCAACTGGTCCTTCAAGATTTTCCTGTGGACTTGATCCATTGATATTGCATACAATCATCTTCATAGGTATACAGTTTTCTATGAGAGGTATGCAGGGTATACCTGCAACTTTGATAATACTGTGAGAAATATCTTCAAAAGTACACCCAAGATTTTCACCTAGAATTGTAAGACTAGTGCCACCTTCCCATGGGCCCTGTACAGGTTTGATGGATGAAATCAATGGTGGTTGTGATTTGAGACATAGCTTGTGTGATATGCATTCATCATAGGTTTCCCATTCATTGCCTCTTTGAGTGTCGACTGAAGGTTTGAGTGATGTGCTCACTGCAGGACAATTTGAATTGTTGCCAGTCACAACATTCTCATTTTTGTCCTTCCATGTTGTTTGATATCCAGGCCTACGCGTATTATTTCTAATGTGCCAATAACATCTGTGTCTTGTGGAAGAGGAAACACATTTATCGCAAGAGTTATACTTTCtacaatcaaaaaatgttatatttATGCTTGCAATATTCGGGATGTAGTTAGTTTCGATTCGTAAAGTGGCGTTGAAATGATCATAATCAAGTGGTattgttgatattttattagCTGAAGGTGTGTAACAAATGCCATTTGTTGAAGGCAATGTAAAAAACGTggtgtaaatttcatttctgatttCAAAACTGCAGTTGAATAGTTTGAAGATTGAGGGTACATTTTCTATAGTCATTTCTATAGCTTCAACAGAAGTTCTTTCAAATGACAGTGCATTGATAGaagtaattttagttttatttcgaaaatcgtagTCCAGCCACACTTCATAATTCTGATATTCCTTGCATTCAAATTTCTTTGTACATTGATTTGACAACACGCACCAGCCACACGATTTAACATCAGACTGCAAACAAGTATCATAAGTTGCGAATATTCGGCAAGGTATTTCTGGTACTGCGTATTTCTTGGTACCATTTATAGTTTTGAACCCAATTAATTCGTCTGAAGAGAGCTGTGGATCAACATTTATCAaagaattttccccaaaattccaatCTTCATACATGTAGATAAGAGATTTCGTATCATTTACTATAAACGTTTTCAAATATCCATCACTTGTACCAATATATATAATGGTGCGGTTTTCTTTCCTCGCACTTATGATAACAGTTGGAAATGCAGTGAATGTGGAAAACGGAGAACTTATAATACTTTCATTATAAGTAAAATGTATATTAATGTTTATTCCTCGAATACACTTTGtatcaatattaatttttgaactaacACACTTATTTTCGCTCAATACAAAATCCAACTCAGAATTGGGCACGTTACCAGAACAATTTCGAATTCTTTCTGTAAATTTTCCGTTTATCGCGTCTAGTGAATAAATACATATGGCACTATCAGCAGTAGATTCCACGGAATTATTCGTTTTGCTTTTGGAAAAAGCTGCGAATAATACTTTGTCTTCAGACCTAATCTTCaatgatttcatcaatttcaaccCAGGATTTCCTACATGAGCAGCTTGAAATAAATTATAAGTACCATTCATACCGGCGCATTCGACTAAAATCTCCGAGAATTCCTCTGTAAAGTGTATACCAGGAATAATACATGACcttgttatttttgaaatatacgagtatggaGATCCTGGCGTCATAGATTTTCGTTTGGTGGTTAAatacccggggaaaaaagttcaaacttggccatacatgatcatgtatggtggatgaactcgagcatacatgatcatacataaaccgaagtttccatacatgctcatattacaaaattgtcccccatatgatcatacatgtcatatatgatcatgtatgatcaagtatgatttagtgtaaccatgatcatgtgtaaatgcggggattttttttaacatgaacatgtatgatcatactttaaattcgagaatgtatgaatttttataataaaaatattgtcagtataaaatatatgggatgatttgctgaatggcataagtacataagatgtgctaagaatgcaagacaaatgtggataaatgaatttcagacatttttccagattatagacacttttctagattatagaataaaatgtatgataaaaaacatgcaatttcatacaaatgatccatacatgagcatgtgggggacaattttttagtatgatcatgtatgaagtcgtcatacatgatcatgtatggccaagtttgaacttttttccccgggtagtATTCATAGTTCCCCAAAGTGAATCTGTATATAGGTGTCACATCCATTTTATCCTGGTATTTGGTTTTGAGCGATATGtcccaatttttattttcatcagtCGGAGAATAATGTCCACCAGCCGCCAAACTTTTCTTTAAAGCAGCCTTTACTTGAGCTGGATATTGATTATTTCTTTGGCATGAGACTCCAACACATAGCATGAaagatgaccaaaaaatgagcaattttttggagCGCTTCATTTTTATGTGCATGAGTTTAAGGATGAGTAATGTACTTAGGTAATACTTTCAAATCATGCGACCCATTTTTTGCTATAATTGGTCCTCAACGCATGGGCGTGTCTGAAATCAAAGTGAATAATGAACCGCGTCAATTCGAATTgaagttctaattttttacctacctacccggggaaaaaagttcaaacttggccatacatgatcatgtatggtgaatgaactcgagcatacatgatcatacataaaccgaagtttccatacatgctcatgttacaaaattgtcccccacatgatcatacatgtcatatatgatcatgtatgatcaagtatgatttagtgtatccatgatcatgtgtaaatgcggcgattttttttaacatgaacatgtatgatcatacttaaacttcgagaatgtatgaatttttataataaaagtattgtcagtataaaatatatgggatgatttgctgaatggtataagtacatacgatgtgctaagaatgcaagacaaatgtggataaatgaatttcagacatttttccagattatagacacttttctagattatagaataaaatgtatgatataaaacatgcaatttcatacaaatgatccatacatgagcatgtgggggacaattttttagtatgatcatgtatgaagtcgtcatacatgatcatgtatggccaagtttgaacttttttccccgggtaggTACTTAAATTACCAAATAATGTCATTTGGCATCTAGAACTAGAACTTATTCAGACCACACTTTGTTCTTTCCATAACCTAATGATCAATGCATTTTGAGGTCGACACCAAATATCAGtgaaaagtacatacctatttggaATCCtaagtgggggagggggggtactCCATGTCAAATAACTGAGCTTTTTGTACTTGGGTGGGATCGACGATGTTcagagtatttttatttttgaggtgGGTAGAACTCGATTAGAGATAACAAATGACGCAAACCACAGTTCTCAAAATGTATGTATTTGCATGGGAGATGAGGGGACTGAAAGCATTGAGAAAAGTAGAGATATCGTAAAATTTGAGTGCGGTCAACGGCAAATGGTGCAAAATTGGAACTTATCGTATAGagatttctttgattttttttcgaacataaAATGCGCATTTCTACTTCTTCAACTACATTTTGGGTACCTTGTTTCAGAGGtacaatcaccaaaaaaatttacaatgcgGGTGTATCTCATCATATTGTAggtaaaacatgaattttttttcacaagtttttgtACAGGTGCGTAgccttcaaaaatgcaaaaaactgatttttcgcGGGTTTTCACGCTATaagcagtggcgtagccaagggggggagCGAAATGCCCCCctcttgcgagcgaaaatttgaaagaaaacatgaaaaaatggacgttttttcctTGTTTGGAccgattttttctaaaaattttcgctctcgcttcgctcgagtagtaattttgccttcattttcatgaaatcaccacacatcacaatagatttccagaaaattatccctgatttcgatttttcatgtctaaaaatctggttttgccccctccttgagaaaatcctggctacgccactggctATAAGTCATAAATTTCGGTCATCCCCCCTCCGTATCTCATGAAAGACGTCAATTGGTCAATTGATACATCAACTTGAATATGAatcgaattcgtaaattttttctacgttttaCATATAATTATTTTCTTATAATTGAATCGCGCTGTCCCTTGAAgctaaaattcatgtttagacTAATGAGGGTAGGGGAGAGCACAAAAAAAGAGTGTGTTCACAAAAGAACACAAACGAAGCGCAAACGATTGACATCATTCTCAA
This region of Planococcus citri chromosome 5, ihPlaCitr1.1, whole genome shotgun sequence genomic DNA includes:
- the LOC135848037 gene encoding fibroblast growth factor receptor 2-like, with the protein product MVDNEYSRPTAKTSAETEYLLPFDGKWEFPRENLSLGNDLGEGEFGKVVQAEALGILQETVVTTVAVKMLKDDHSDEDMIDLVSEMELMKLIGAHVNVLQLLGCCSQDGELLIITEFAPHGNLRDFLRDHLPSAKNKHTFKLSQNTLLMFAQQAAKGMEYLATKKCVHRDLAARNVLVSNNYIIKIADFGLARDIRNKDYYRKEAKGRLPVKWMAPEALGHGLYSTQSDIWSYGILLWEILTLGATPYPSFPDLGKLFQALHSGYRMEKPPNCSVKLYSLMHKCWSYIPEDRPSFTMIANALEDILSKNANDEVLQRCNVYWPQRHECTSSDVENPADLLHD